One region of Colius striatus isolate bColStr4 chromosome 4, bColStr4.1.hap1, whole genome shotgun sequence genomic DNA includes:
- the MYLK4 gene encoding myosin light chain kinase family member 4, protein MVNNLAKIFDPNALQNQGPDNGMEHPSILHDESSDVNTSESLNIMDMKFASLEQKIDHLLTLQDDVLMKLNSVSQEIYCIEKDIEIVKAETSEPGSRMERNKNLRSNKMKRLCLKMEKSLSVINRNAERQVKRLDGLEQSVSGLQKLVGPLVEKIKTLIIHNSSVKHHVQKRKLCKAGDYTKGTGRHYRMQIFSEATADALLKKKSEKREEPVCSENEQVSMEKVIKEKSHLNETGTKEKKPPDSTDGAIQKSQSCSQEEVDKLNKENAERESSVLLQVDPHNVQTEGPEEKGESLVFESCNKYRRSSVQQSFTTEKKQEEDAVDEACQRITGQEIESESPGDGEREEEQQVSGDERQEDKENAGKENADKSEKEVEEPPSPSQNEDEAGQSHDQEVAEGRCNGCEKDDKPTPPAPFDHRIVSAKRVGISSYYNVSENEILGGGRFGQVYKCEEKATGLKLAAKIIKAKSPKQKDEVKNEISVMNQLNHVNLIQLYDAFESKNDIVLVMEYVEGGELFDRIIDENCSLTEMDTILFLKQICEGIQYMHQMYILHLDLKPENILCVNRAANQIKIIDFGLARRYKPREKLRVNFGTPEFLAPEVVSYEFVSFPTDMWSVGVIAYMLLSGLSPFLGDDDNETLNNILACSWDFEDEEFRGVSDQAKDFISKLLIKEKCWRISATAALKHPWLSDHKLHCRLQVPKFKYYCAL, encoded by the exons ATGGTCAACAACTTGGCCAAAATCTTTGATCCAAATGCTTTGCAAAACCAAGGGCCTGATAATGGAATGGAACACCCCTCAATTCTTCATGATGAAAGCAGTGATGTCAACACATCTGAAAGTCTTAACATCATGGATATGAAGTTTGCCTCTCTTGAACAGAAAATAGATCATCTGTTGACTCTGCAAGACGATGTCCTTATGAAGCTTAACAGTGTTTCCCAAGAAATCTATTGCATTGAAAAAGACATTGAGATTGTAAAGGCAGAAACATCTGAACCTGGATCAAggatggaaagaaacaaaaatctgagAAGTAATAAAATGAAGAGGCTTTGccttaaaatggaaaaatctcTTTCTGTTATAAACAGGAATGCAGAGCGGCAGGTTAAAAGACTAGACGGACTGGAACAAAGTGTTTCTGGACTACAGAAGCTTGTAGGGCCTCTGGTTGAGAAGATTAAAACGCTAATCATTCATAATTCAAGTGTAAAACACCATGTTCAAAAACGTAAACTTTGCAAGGCAGGTGACTACACAAAAGGAACTGGACGTCATTATAGAATGCAAATTTTCTCGGAGGCAACAGCTGATGCCCTACTCAAGAAGAAGAGTGAAAAG AGAGAAGAACCAGTATGCTCAGAAAATGAGCAAGTTTCAATGGAAAAG GTCATCAAAGAAAAGTCACATTTGAATGAGACGGGGACAAAAGAGAAGAAGCCACCAGATTCAACAG ATGGGGCCATCCAGAAGAGCCAGTCTTGCTCTCAGGAGGAAGTTGATAAGCTCAACAAGGAAAATGCTGAGAGGGAAAGCTCTGTTCTCCTTCAAGTGGATCCTCATAATGTTCAAACCGAAGGgccagaggagaaaggagaaagtttGGTTTTTGAAAGCTGTAACAAATACAGGAGAAGCTCTGTTCAGCAATCCTTCACTacagaaaagaagcaagaagaaGATGCTGTTGATGAAGCTTGTCAAAGGATAACTGGGCAGGAGATAGAGAGTGAGTCCCCAGgagatggggagagggaggaggaacaGCAAGTATCTGgagatgaaagacaagaagatAAGGAGAatgcagggaaggaaaatgcTGATAAGAGTGAAAAAGAAGTTGAGGAACCACCATCTCCTTCCCAAAATGAAGATGAGGCAGGACAAAGCCATGATCAAGAGGTAGCAGAGGGAAG GTGTAACGGCTGCGAAAAAG ATGATAAACCTACTCCACCAGCACCATTTGATCACCGGATTGTCTCAGCCAAAAGGGTGGGGATCAGCAGTTATTATAATGTCAGCGAGAATGAAATCCTAGGAGG aggGCGATTTGGTCAAGTGTACAAATGTGAAGAGAAAGCAACAGGTCTCAAGCTAGCAGCTAAAATTATAAAAGCGAAAAGTCCTAAACAGAAG GATGAAGTAAAGAATGAAATCAGTGTCATGAACCAACTGAATCATGTGAACCTCATCCAGTTATATGATGCCTTTGAATCAAAAAATGATATTGTACTAGTCATGGAATA TGTGGAAGGAGGAGAGTTATTTGACCGAATTATTGATGAAAACTGCAGTTTGACGGAGATGGATACTATCTTGTTCCTGAAACAAATCTGCGAGGGAATTCAGTACATGCACCAGATGTACATTCTTCATTTGGATCTCAAG CCTGAGAATATCCTGTGCGTGAACCGAGCGgcaaatcaaataaaaattattGATTTTGGATTGGCAAGAAG ATATAAACCCAGAGAAAAACTTCGAGTTAATTTTGGAACTCCAGAATTTCTTGCTCCTGAAGTTGTGAGTTATGAGTTCGTCTCCTTTCCTACAGACATGTGGAGTGTAGGAGTCATTGCTTATATGCT cCTCAGTGGATTGTCTCCTTTTTTGGGTGATGATGACAACGAGACCCTCAACAATATCCTGGCCTGTAGCTGGGATTTTGAAGATGAAGAATTTCGAGGTGTTTCTGATCAGGCCAAAGATTTCATCTCAAAGCTGCTCATCAAGGAAAAATG CTGGAGAATAAGTGCAACTGCTGCCTTAAAACACCCATGGTTATCAGACCACAAGCTCCACTGCAGACTCCAGGTCCctaaatttaaatattattgTGCATTGTag